The Salvia miltiorrhiza cultivar Shanhuang (shh) chromosome 1, IMPLAD_Smil_shh, whole genome shotgun sequence genome has a window encoding:
- the LOC131005300 gene encoding pumilio homolog 12-like, translated as MDRRDGVELFRNFAAFQEFSMTGNHHHPDATGNHHHAAFFAAAAANHYLQSDQPNSNSQFWAAGNQLPAAAAGFVNHQQHNNDFLTAGNHLNMNGTGVHISPRYADDQALLESEFARLSVMPTVRPSALITAPQPNYNGGRNYSMLNDNNNGRNIIDMRQMRIQSAARGLYMNSDFDDNLYNSWRDNTNLNGYNHNNSQFRNSYELGMGRGRSLTSLKDLRGKIFSVATDQNGCRFLQSKFEEGKPEEIQMIFMEVKDHICELMVDQFGNYLVQKFLAACNQEQMTHLLMAVINDEHRFMDICVDTHGSRSVQRLLEFLTTAEQRSRLISVLRRITLPLTKSMNGHHVIQYFLKFYSVEDKKHILNVVADHCMEIATDKSGCCVLQQCVEHAVGEPRDRLISEITSNALMLSEHPYGNYVVQYILGLRMAHATGNIIAQLSGNIVSLSMSKYGSNVVEKFLKDPDITQDTQIIPIIEELIYSPHFLRVLQDPFGNYVAQSAFAASKGGLRSAMISLIQANNPNLHSHPHGKRVLQCIKGNKIRV; from the exons ATGGATCGCCGTGACGGTGTTGAGTTGTTCAGAAATTTCGCAGCTTTTCAAGAATTCTCTATGACTGGAAACCACCACCACCCCGATGccaccggaaaccaccaccaCGCAGCGTTtttcgctgccgccgccgccaaccactatctccaatccgaCCAGCCCAATTCCAATTCCCAATTCTGGGCCGCCGGAAACCAGCtacccgccgccgccgccggttTCGTCAATCACCAGCAGCACAACAACGATTTTCTTACCGCCGGCAACCATCTGAACATGAACGGCACGGGCGTCCACATCAGCCCTCGCTACGCCGACGACCAAGCGCTGCTGGAATCCGAATTTGCGAGGCTCAGCGTCATGCCGACCGTCCGGCCTTCGGCATTAATTACGGCACCGCAGCCTAATTACAACGGCGGCCGGAACTACTCGATGTTGAACGACAACAACAACGGGAGAAACATTATTGACATGCGGCAGATGAGGATCCAATCGGCGGCGAGAGGATTGTACATGAATTCCGATTTCGACGACAATCTGTACAATTCTTGGAGGGATAATACGAATTTGAACGGgtataatcataataatagtCAATTCCGAAATTCATATGAATTGGGGATGGGCCGAGGTCGAAGCTTGACGTCGTTGAAGGATTTGAGGGGGAAGATCTTCTCAGTGGCGACGGATCAGAACGGATGCAGATTCCTGCAGAGTAAGTTCGAGGAGGGGAAGCCGGAGGAGATTCAGATGATATTTATGGAGGTGAAGGATCATATATGCGAATTGATGGTGGATCAATTTGGGAATTATCTGGTGCAGAAATTCCTGGCCGCCTGCAATCAAGAGCAGATGACACACTTGCTCATGGCGGTCATCAATGACGAGCACAGATTCATGGATATCTGCGTTGATACGCACgg AAGTAGATCTGTGCAGAGATTGCTTGAGTTTCTGACGACGGCGGAGCAAAGGTCTCGTCTGATATCAGTTCTGAGGCGTATAACTCTTCCACTCACCAAGAGCATGAACGGCCATCATGTCATTCAGTATTTCTTGAAATTCTATTCTGTTGAAGATAAAAAG CATATACTGAACGTGGTAGCGGATCACTGCATGGAGATTGCGACGGACAAAAGCGGATGCTGCGTTCTCCAACAATGCGTGGAGCACGCGGTGGGGGAGCCGCGCGACCGCCTGATATCTGAGATCACCTCCAACGCCCTCATGCTGTCGGAGCATCCGTACGGCAACTACGTGGTTCAGTACATTCTGGGACTGAGAATGGCGCACGCCACAGGCAACATCATCGCCCAGCTATCTGGCAACATCGTGTCCTTGTCCATGAGCAAATACGGATCCAATGTGGTGGAGAAATTCCTCAAGGATCCTGACATCACTCAAGATACCCAAATCATCCCCATCATTGAGGAACTCATCTACAGCCCGCATTTCTTGAGGGTTCTTCAAGATCCCTTCGGCAACTACGTTGCTCAATCTGCCTTTGCAGCCTCTAAG GGAGGTCTGCGCAGCGCCATGATCAGTCTGATTCAGGCCAATAATCCCAACCTGCATAGCCACCCACATGGAAAGCGTGTGCTTCAGTGTATCAAAGGAAACAAGATTCGTGTATGA